The Alosa sapidissima isolate fAloSap1 chromosome 12, fAloSap1.pri, whole genome shotgun sequence nucleotide sequence GTCAAATGGAGAGAAATGGATGTTTCCCCAATTCTTTATGCTTTGTATGACCCCATTGGCCTGAACTCAGAGGTTGTCTTATTTCATGAACAATTATTCAAACTCAGCTACGCCACCACTGACTATTCTGTATGCCAGGCAAGACACAGATATTTTATTGCTTCTTCAGTGTAATGCCTGATACAACTGTCATGCACACTGTGGTAATGtgtgatgtgtaatgtgtggTAATGTCACACTCTCGGTTCTCAATTCACTGCCCTGAAGATATATACAACAAACCTTTTTTATAAACCTTTTACTCATATTAAAAACAATCTGCAAAAATACATATTGAAATACCCACAGGCTATGATGACAGGGAAAACCCTTCACAAACAGATATTTACTGGAATAACAACACAAGTGATGTGATCATCATCAGAACACAAAACCAGTTTTTAGTCTTAATAGGGATCAGTGCAGAGTTGAAACATGCACTCTGCTGTTACATAAGGGGCCAAGCCGGTTCAGCTCTCCTTGATTGACATGAATGAACAGTGTTTTTCAAGTTTTATGTTCACTGCATGGCAGAAAAGAATTTCAGTTCCTCCCTGATTGTAGGATAACTCATGATTATCAGAGTTTCAAATATGCTGGATAAATAGACGAATACATATATGTAGCAATCGTAGAGGCaatgtaaattaaatataaaatatCAGCAGTGTTAATGTATAAGTAAAAGTAAGTAATACAAAAAGTTATGCACCTAAAATTAATACAAAAGAAATAAGGATCTACTGTATTTGGAATGGGTTAATTTCATGCTGAAAGGCTTTTGAGAGTGCTATTGCACCCCCTAGCATAAAAAACAGTGAACTGCACTATTCATAGGTATTTGTATtaaaaggtatactatgcagtttcaggtatttttggcgactgtagaaCTCCCCCTAGAGtcgcgatatatttatattttacactctgctgttgtaaatagtcTACATCTCGTGGcttgttccccctgtacacaatgaaaatgctgttGCTGTGGAGGCGAATGATTAACAACAggctatctccaaagagctacatctactgacaaggtaatgtttcatgattcACGCAAGATGTATTCAGGTCGactattcttgaagttgcatggctggttctctATTAGCGAATCGCTATGGCtatgctgtatggctatgctaggtgaacgattaccctattacaagtttaccatcaaattagcttcgtaaaggttatattaagatgaaaatcttgcatagtgtacctttacaATTAGACATGGATGAGGGAATGAAATACACAACTATAACAAAATGGTTAGctctaaaaacacaaacattctAAAAACAAAATGACATTCTATTGCCTGCTGTGCACATGTGCAGGATATGGGTatcctctccatccttctctatTGCTCATAATGGTAAAACCCTCGGATGACCATGTCCCTGAAGAAGGGAAACCAGTCCTTGAAGAGGCCAGAGTAGTAGGCGTACCAGGGATAGAAAATCTCTGGCTGCCGGGTCACTCCAGCTGTGATGATTTGCCAGGCTGCCTCACTCGCCGGGTATGCCGTCATGTTGGTATATCCCCTTTAAACGcacaccaaataaataaaaaagcagCAAATGGCTATGAATGTTTAAAGACTCATCTGTTCGTCTTACTGAATCAATTTATTCATTTTCTTAgagagttatggtttgtatgtttatggttTTTGCTCAAATGAAAACTCATTACATGTTGATATTTAATAATGTTTCTATTACTAATATTTTGTTATCATTACTATTATCATTATGCCTATAGGCTTTTCAACTTTATTTTTTAACTAATGTTTATTTACTGTAAATCGCtgtggacaaaagtgtctgtcaaataccataaacataaacaaaataatGACCTGAGGATGTTAGGTAACTTTGAAACAGCCAACCTGACTTTCTCCATAGCCGAATCTGTGTCAATCAGCCCCAGAATGCAGATGCTGACTGTCACATTGCTCTTTTTCATGGCCAGTTCATGCTGCATTGTTCCGAAGAAACCGTTCAAGGCAAACTTGGTGGCAGTGTAAGGACCAACAAATGGTGTGCACATCTTTCCTGTAAAACGACCACTGTTGTAATGATCCATGTTTAGGTATTTTCCAAGGTTGAAAGATGATACCCCTAAAATCTCTTCAATGTAACTAAACATTGATATAATGTGATACAGATTAGATAGCTGATGAGTTAGGGTCCAGATTCATGCCATTTGTATACCAGAATAAGTTAAATTAAAGTTAATAAGTCAAAATCAtcccgaagcaccactattttTCCATGGTTAGCTGACAAGATATATTTTGGGTGATATGGCAGACACCTACAATTAAGTCCAATTTCATGCAATGTATTGTGAAGAGTGATGCATTAATAACGTGTTTGACTCACCAAGCACAGAGGAGACTACTATTATCGAACCTTTACTTTGCTCAAGAGTTGGGATTGCTTTCCATGCCATCTGCAGGTAGCTTAAAAAATTTACCTTTCAGAGAGAAACCACATTAGTACAGTAGTTCAGCATTGCCCCTCATTAACACATATTCATCATCTACTCTGTAGTAGGCTAATTGCCACTAAGAAGGGTAACTGACTGAAAAATGCCTGACTAACTATCTACACTTATATTAGCATTAAAACTGGTCACAACTGACTTGGACCTGTATACACACATGTTAAACACCAATAATCTAAACAGAGATAAAGTAAAATAATATACCTGCATTAACCACCTAGTATGCTCAACATCTCCATCCCACATGGCAAAGGGACTGGGTCCGATGTGATTCAGCACTAGGTAGTCTAATCCTCCAAGCTGCTCTACGGCAAACCTCACAACTTTCTCTGGGTCAGATGCCTCTGACATATCAGCTGGGATGTACACGGCTTTCTGAGCCCCCATAGTCATGCATTTTTTCACCACCTGAtacatgaaacaaaacaaatcaaaacaaacaaaaaaaaaacttttttatcACAAAACAATCTAGTGTTACACATTAAGCCCACTTACCTGCTCCAGAACATTGCCTCTCCTTGCAGTGATAACAATCTGTGCACCAGCTTTGGCAAGGTGGTAGGCAACCTGCTCTCCAATGCCAGTGCTGGCACCAGTCACCAAGACCCGGGAACCCTTTAAGGACTCTGaaacaggtcaaaggtcatcaccATATGCCGTTGAGCAAACTCTCATTCTATCCTTTAAAACATGCCATATCCCCATTCATGCATTAACATGTTTTACTTGTTAGACTAAGTTGTCTTTGACTATGATATCAAGCTACTGGTGGTCAGGTGTCATTATGACAATAAAAGTGGATTGTCCCAGAAAAGGATTTAAACTAAATATGCCTTAACCTCAGGGCTTTCGTGTTAATGAATAAGCCTATTGTGTGCACAGATCAGACCAGCCATAACTGGGTCAAATTAATTTGACATGTCTTCCCTTGTGAGCATCAACTGAGATGTCCTCACATGTGATCAAGTGAACTGTTGTGTCAGGATGCTGACACCCAAATAGGCCTTCATGTTATAAAAGAAGTACGAAGTAAAAACCATATAGCCTACATGTGGTGATGATATgatatgaataaatatgaatcTAGTTATCAATATAGAATAAAACTATTGGACAGTTGTATGCAAAAGGGCTACGGTTTACAAAAATAAAGAGTATTTGGATAAGCGTCTGCCACTATAGGCTAGGCCAAAACTATTCCACTTTTCCAGATTGCAGGATAATATGGCATTATTGACATGGTACGCATCACACAATGAAGTGCTAATTGAGTGGACTACATTGCTCGTTATGACCGTTCTAACCCCTCCAATCAATCTTTACGCTTTCAGGGATCCACATTTTCACAACAACGCTTGAACAGGCCTCTCACGCATTTTTCAAGTAATTAATGCAAGCTTCGCACACGACATGAATAAAGCAACACACAAACCTCAAGCAATTGTCTCCGCCCTGCATGGTTAAAATCGCATGACACGAAACTCGATTAGACTTCAACAACAGCTCTGCGTGATAGCCTGTGCCAGACGCTTCAGGTCCAGCGTTTGCACCTGTCACCTCAACGGCATTATAGGAACGACGAGCTGCCCGAACTCCGAAGTAGATTCAAGTGATCAGAAACATATTATAGGTACTTACCAGCATTGAAGGTTGGACCTCTCAAGTACAGTGCAAGAAGAGCTGCAGTTATACTTCCCAATGCAAAAAGTTTTAAAGAACGCCTCATTTCCGAATTCTAGTAGTCGCAGTAGACACTTGGATTTCGAGGAGGGAAAATTATATCTTTCAATTTGGCAAAGACTGATGACTAGTGTTACTCTTAACGTACTATCTTTTTTCAATTACACAACATCAGCACTGAAAGGGTTAACGTTCATGAAGCCAAGTAGGGATCTGGCAGCAGGCATGCCTGAAGAATCATGAACCTACTGTTGCAGATTAGACTTATCATGCATTAAAACAGGCGGAGTCTAGTCAGTGACAATTTTCTGAATTATAAGAACGGCTGCCTGATTGGACTGATTGGTCTGACCCTGTTGGACTTTTGACTTAATGACTTAAAGGCCCTTttccattttattttgttacaaagATTAGTTCCAATCCTTCAAAATACATATTACAAAATACGTTAAAGTAATTACGTAGGCTATTTAAAATATTAACAGGCCTACTGCCCATGTCTATCGCCTTGATGTAATGAATGGGCTGTCAAAAATGCATCATCACACCATATACTATTGTAGCAGGCTAAACTTAGGCTATGCCCAGGCATAttacagatatatatatatatatatatatatatatattgctttACTTATagatatttattaatttaatatATGTATAATATGTCGCCTATTTAGGCCTATCTCTTTAGTTGTATTCATTATTATTCATTTAGGTATTACGTTTCATACAGGACATACAGTAGGTGAAATCTTCAGACCTGAAAAAGACAGAAGGAATTATTAGGACAGCAAAATATTATTCCTCTACAACTTTGCCATACCCTGAGAATGATACACCAGCAGTTATCTTCAATGCCAATCCCATTTCTGCAGTATATGATGCATAGGTCAATTAATTACCAGGAAGAAGTTGTCTCTTTTGATTGTTGGATGATGTAGACATGTATCTGATTAACGACCTAATGATAATCCCTGAGAATTGTCATAGTCTACACAAAGAGATAAACTAGTCCTATTCTAAAAATGTTAACCTACAATATAGGCCTGATTATGCTCAGTCAAAAAGCCTGACATTGATGCAACAGAGTAATAAATAGTGGGAGGCCTTTAAACTCAGATTATTTATAACTGTTGTGCATGGGATTCACATAACAGAATATACAGTTATAAACTCATGAAACAGGCTTGCAACCACAGACAACACCCCTACCACCCATAGCCCTAGTCTGCAATATTGTTCTGCTTAATGCGAACAATTGATAGCCTATCACCAATTTATTAGAAACCAAACAGAGCGAAATATGTAGGCTAGTGGCAGCAGGATTATCAGACAGACAGGCCTACAGAAGAGTGTCTGTACTTTACTACATTTTGACGAATCTGCCGAAGTTGTTGTTCAGATAGCTGTCAAACCTCACCCTGACTTCActactctgctctgctcctgtGCGTCCATGTCCTTGTCAGTGAATGGGGTCTGGTAGAGAGACTGGTCCGGTGATTTCGTAGCAGTTTTTGCTGTATTTATCAGAATCGGTAACTAGCTTAGTTTATTTTGTTGTACAATGGCTGCCAAGATTTTACCTGTTGTCAAGTAAGTGTACAAGAAttgtcttttttgtgtgtagGCAACGTTAActttagctagctaacgctaacgTTAGTTAACAAGCTGTCAAGGTGTTTCTCGATAACCTAGCGATAACTCTCTATGTTAATCATAGAAAATATTGCAACACCAAAGTGCATTCAGTACCTTTATTTATGTGTTGAAGATAAGTAAAGCGTTCGTAAATAAACTCGTAGGTTAAAGGCTACGTagcttagctaacgttactcaAGTTAATGTTACTGGCCTAACATATACCATAACGTTAGAGAAAGCTCGAGATATGTTAGCAAGCCATCCAGCTAGATAATGTAGCTCACAGATCACGTTAACGTTAGGTTGGTCGCTGCTCATGATTGCAGCTAGTCACAATACGTGCACACTGCATGAATACTGCCTAAAATAGGCAGTGCAGCTAGGTACAGATGTTATCCAAAGTGAATGCAGTGTCTGGTTGAAATGTCTTAGGTTAGTTATCACAACATTACTGTTGCATAGAAGCACCGAAgctaagtagcctaattgtgtgCTGGTGTTGTCAAGCCGTTATTCTTCTAGGCATAATGTAATCATAAACTGATGATGTTGTCTACCAAAGTTGCTGGCATGCGAAAAATAACTTTATCCATGTACATCCCAGGCTTGCTACAAAGGTGACCATTGCTGGTGGAGCTATCTATGTTGCGTATGATTCTGGCCTGCTGGGAGGTAGTGAGGAGGGTTCAGTCGTCCTCGCTAAGGCCAAAGCTGCCATCCCTCCTGCAGTAGACGAATGGATGAAGTACTTTGGACTTGAGGTAAAAAGGCATAGGCCTAATGGTTTACAAGATGTTTTAGTGGGTATGGGAGAAAGGGGACCGAATTGGCCAGCCATGGCACCTTTCACCCACCCATCAATTGCCAACTGATAGGCAAATAGGACTCCAATAGGGGCAGGACATACAATCCAATGGCAATTCCATATTTTGATGAGAATGCATCCTTAACCCACAGAAATAGGCACAAGAAACCATTTACATGGttattacatacatgtagctCATTCATCTAATGACTGTTTATTCATCTAATTAAGTTCTCAGGTACTTACTACCAGATTATAAGGATGAGATGATGAAGCTGAAAAttatgtgaatgaatgaatttctGGAAATTCCTTCATTTCtcaaagtcaagtcaatttacttgtcaaaatacattaatatatatttccacacagaattggttattagctttactgcttgcttgagttgttgtggttagtacaactttgtttattcaatgcccatttactCATCTCCCACTCTAAAAAATTAAAAGATCCTTGAACACTAAACGGCTGCTCTGGAATATTTGGTcgtatattgtaccattcattatatagtaagtcatggaaattcattttttttttttgtcaaggaaaagtcatggaattttacatttgacttggaGTGGAAACACtgtgtgtaaaatgtaataaaaaaacagaatcagTGATCATCTGCAAATCACAAACctatatttagttgcaaaacgtacatagacaacatatcaaatgctgAAACTTGGAATTTGATGctagcaaaacaaacaagatCTTGGAATGAAATTATCTATGAAAATCCAATTGCTGAAGACTTATCTTAAGTCTTATCCAATAATTACACAGAAATAGGGATTTAAACATGAAACACTGTCATTGTGACCATCCAGACAGCACCACTTACACTAATTGGTGTCTGAAGTGGCTTTTGATTTTTGAACTTTGATTATCAGTACTGAGCAATGTTTCATAGTTAAAAACGTTTGTTAAATACAGGTTAACACGTCTCTTCAGGGGGTTAATAAAATCAGTAAACCAATTATTTACTATTTAACAAAAGTTTTTAATTTAGGGCTGTGCATGAATAATCAAATATCCAGACATTCCAGAATATTCCTCTCTGGCTATCAAGACTCTTGAAATGTGGATGGTTTGCTGAATGGACACAGAATTGTTCATTTAGAGCGAGATGGTATTCATTCACAGTAAATTCTCACCTTCCTAATAGTTTTCCCATCTACTGTAGTCTGGTATCCACCCGAAGAGATTTTATGTTGTGGATGTGTT carries:
- the hsd11b1la gene encoding hydroxysteroid 11-beta-dehydrogenase 1-like protein isoform X2; the encoded protein is MRRSLKLFALGSITAALLALYLRGPTFNAESLKGSRVLVTGASTGIGEQVAYHLAKAGAQIVITARRGNVLEQVVKKCMTMGAQKAVYIPADMSEASDPEKVVRFAVEQLGGLDYLVLNHIGPSPFAMWDGDVEHTRWLMQVNFLSYLQMAWKAIPTLEQSKGSIIVVSSVLGKMCTPFVGPYTATKFALNGFFGTMQHELAMKKSNVTVSICILGLIDTDSAMEKVRGYTNMTAYPASEAAWQIITAGVTRQPEIFYPWYAYYSGLFKDWFPFFRDMVIRGFYHYEQ
- the hsd11b1la gene encoding hydroxysteroid 11-beta-dehydrogenase 1-like protein isoform X1 gives rise to the protein MRRSLKLFALGSITAALLALYLRGPTFNAESLKGSRVLVTGASTGIGEQVAYHLAKAGAQIVITARRGNVLEQVVKKCMTMGAQKAVYIPADMSEASDPEKVVRFAVEQLGGLDYLVLNHIGPSPFAMWDGDVEHTRWLMQVNFLSYLQMAWKAIPTLEQSKGSIIVVSSVLGKMCTPFVGPYTATKFALNGFFGTMQHELAMKKSNVTVSICILGLIDTDSAMEKVRLAVSKLPNILRGYTNMTAYPASEAAWQIITAGVTRQPEIFYPWYAYYSGLFKDWFPFFRDMVIRGFYHYEQ
- the micos13 gene encoding MICOS complex subunit MIC13 translates to MAAKILPVVKLATKVTIAGGAIYVAYDSGLLGGSEEGSVVLAKAKAAIPPAVDEWMKYFGLELPTPPKIEFSPLQAWNSGVQKSIHALSVAPTRATEYTSQGVQYLKDLTK